A genomic segment from Lignipirellula cremea encodes:
- a CDS encoding peptidylprolyl isomerase, producing MPRLFSCAAAICLLLTGVCPATAAESSASNAVAARVDGQPVRYGRIQREVQDTLKGRPAPPEEMRLLEAQALEQFIGRRLVLRYLAGQKLAASEVDIRLSLEQVKKKLKTQETTLADYLSRAGLQEDEFREAIAWELSWQAYLEQHMTDANLQKFFEQHRRDFDGTQLNVAHILWKVDPQAGPDAWEAATKQATAVRAQITQEQVPFAQAALQNSQAPTARQGGNLGLISRHEPMPESFSQAAFQLQPGETSPPVTTAFGVHLIYCQRVQPGQRSWTDARPELETAVMRFLFDFVVKLQRPHSQVEYTGAAPHFDPTSGKLVPAQ from the coding sequence ATGCCACGACTCTTCTCATGCGCGGCGGCGATCTGCCTGTTGCTGACCGGCGTCTGTCCCGCAACGGCCGCCGAATCATCCGCCAGCAACGCCGTGGCGGCCCGTGTCGACGGCCAGCCGGTGCGCTACGGCCGTATCCAGCGCGAAGTCCAGGATACGCTCAAGGGGCGGCCGGCGCCGCCCGAGGAGATGCGTCTGCTGGAAGCCCAGGCGCTCGAGCAGTTCATCGGCCGGCGGCTGGTCCTGCGTTACCTGGCAGGGCAAAAGCTGGCCGCCAGCGAGGTGGATATCAGGCTGTCGCTGGAGCAGGTCAAGAAGAAACTGAAAACCCAGGAAACGACCCTGGCCGACTACCTGTCGCGGGCCGGTCTGCAGGAGGACGAGTTCCGCGAGGCGATCGCCTGGGAGCTCAGCTGGCAGGCGTACCTGGAACAGCACATGACCGACGCCAACCTGCAGAAGTTCTTTGAGCAGCACCGCCGGGACTTCGACGGCACACAGCTGAACGTGGCGCATATCCTGTGGAAGGTCGATCCCCAGGCTGGCCCCGACGCCTGGGAGGCGGCGACGAAACAGGCAACCGCCGTCCGCGCGCAGATCACCCAGGAGCAGGTCCCCTTTGCCCAGGCGGCCCTGCAGAACTCCCAGGCGCCAACGGCACGCCAGGGTGGAAACCTGGGCCTCATCTCCCGGCATGAACCGATGCCGGAGTCATTCTCCCAGGCCGCGTTCCAGCTGCAGCCCGGCGAAACCAGCCCGCCGGTTACGACAGCCTTTGGCGTGCATCTGATCTATTGCCAGCGGGTGCAGCCCGGCCAGCGTAGCTGGACCGATGCCCGTCCCGAACTGGAAACGGCCGTCATGCGATTCCTGTTCGACTTTGTCGTCAAGCTGCAGCGGCCGCACTCCCAGGTGGAGTACACAGGCGCCGCTCCCCACTTCGATCCGACCAGCGGCAAGCTCGTACCGGCGCAGTAG
- the xseA gene encoding exodeoxyribonuclease VII large subunit, giving the protein MSSSNSVLSVSQLTGLMKQELEGSFSKVWVCGEVSGVSRPQSGHVYFTLKDEKAQLRAVMWRSTVERLRFELREGIEAVCAGGIDLYPPRGSYQLVVRQMEPLGEGALQLAFRQLHQRLAAEGLFDAELKKPLPQFPRRIAVVTSPTGAAIRDFLEVLRRRWRGVDVLIIPARVQGEGSAREIAAGIRYANQLGDAVDVLVVTRGGGSLEDLWSFNEEEVVRAVHASALPVVSAVGHEVDITLCDLAADVRALTPSEAAERIAPAQADVEATLLSHQRRMQGRMRQRMAELRRRLDGLSQRSVLRRPLEPVRLRERACDELQQRAARAIQRQLQSARRRTDALASRLEALSPLGVLSRGYSLTRQADDGAVIQSSEQLQPGDVIHTTFRQGAVVSRVESIEPAE; this is encoded by the coding sequence ATGTCTTCGTCCAACTCGGTGCTTTCTGTTTCGCAACTGACAGGCCTGATGAAGCAGGAGCTGGAAGGCTCTTTCTCCAAGGTCTGGGTCTGCGGCGAGGTGTCGGGCGTCAGCCGGCCGCAGTCGGGCCATGTATACTTCACTTTGAAAGATGAGAAAGCCCAGCTGCGCGCCGTGATGTGGCGGAGCACGGTCGAACGGCTGCGGTTTGAATTGCGGGAAGGGATCGAAGCGGTGTGCGCCGGCGGCATTGATCTGTATCCGCCGCGGGGCAGTTACCAGCTGGTCGTGCGGCAGATGGAGCCGCTGGGGGAAGGGGCCCTGCAGCTGGCCTTTCGCCAGTTGCACCAGCGTCTGGCGGCCGAAGGGTTGTTCGACGCAGAACTGAAGAAACCGTTGCCGCAATTCCCGCGACGGATTGCGGTCGTCACCAGCCCGACCGGGGCCGCCATTCGGGACTTTCTCGAAGTGCTCCGCCGTCGCTGGCGGGGCGTCGATGTGCTGATCATTCCGGCCCGCGTGCAGGGGGAAGGGTCCGCCCGGGAGATCGCCGCGGGGATTCGTTACGCCAACCAGCTGGGCGACGCGGTCGACGTGCTGGTGGTGACCCGGGGCGGCGGCAGCCTGGAAGACCTGTGGAGTTTTAACGAAGAAGAGGTCGTCCGGGCCGTGCATGCTTCCGCGTTGCCGGTCGTTTCGGCGGTCGGCCACGAGGTCGACATTACGCTTTGCGACCTGGCGGCAGATGTTCGCGCGCTGACTCCCAGCGAGGCGGCCGAGCGGATCGCTCCGGCGCAGGCCGATGTCGAAGCGACGCTCCTGTCCCATCAACGGCGGATGCAAGGACGCATGCGGCAGCGAATGGCCGAACTGCGGCGCCGGCTCGACGGGCTGAGCCAGCGCTCCGTACTGCGACGGCCGCTGGAACCGGTCCGCCTGCGGGAACGAGCCTGCGACGAGCTGCAGCAACGGGCCGCCAGGGCGATCCAGCGGCAACTGCAAAGCGCCAGGCGCCGGACCGATGCGCTCGCCAGCCGGCTGGAGGCGCTCAGCCCCCTGGGCGTGCTGTCCCGCGGGTACTCGCTGACCCGCCAGGCGGACGACGGCGCCGTGATCCAATCCAGCGAGCAGCTCCAGCCGGGCGACGTGATCCACACCACCTTTCGCCAGGGGGCCGTCGTCAGCCGGGTCGAAAGCATCGAGCCGGCCGAGTAA